The genomic DNA ACCATCATGTACGACCGCACCGACGTCAAACCCGACCCCGAACTCGCAGACCATGCGGAAAAGCTGGTGAAAAAAATTCATTTCGGCGGCCAATACGAATGGCTCGCAAGGGCCACCAAGCAGTTCGGCATCGAGAATGCCGAGATATGCATTGAAAACGACTTCGGGCAGCCGGTCGGATGCTACGCGACCGTCCACACGTTGCTTGAGGAGGGGCAGGACGGAATGCGGCGCGTGGCCGAACGCGAAGGCCATGAGCACGAATTCGCGGTATTCGGCATGTTCACCTTCCCCATCGTCACCCTGACCAAGGTGGACATGAAGGAAATAGCGCAACAACACGACTTCCTGGATATCCTGGAGATGTCCTGGTTCTGCCACAGGCCGAATTTCCTGGGGGAAGCCTGCGGCACCTGCAACCCGTGCCGGATAGCCATGTCCCACGGGATGGCCCACCGCGTACCGCCGCTGGGACGTTTCTGCTACAGGGTGGCGACCATCCTGGACATACGCCCCCTGGTGCGCAAATGGCCCGCCCTCTTCAACCTGTTGAAAAGGATCAAGGGCGGACGGGCCTCGTAAGGGACGTCACGCCGCGAAATGCGGCATCCGCTTTTCAACCAGATCAAGCGCCAGGGACGCGGTAAGCAGCTTGCCGGTCCAGTGCATGGTCATGGGATCGTTCATGTCCCCTTCGAGGATGAGTTCGGCCTTTTCCGGATTGATGTAACGGGCCAGAGGTGAATCGGCCATGGTCCCGCGAAGGTTCGGCAGAAAAGCCTTCCGCACCCAGGCACCCCAATCCTCCAAGGGCACGCGGCCGCCGGTTTTCGGGAACAGTTTGCGGGCGAGCTTCTCCGGCCCCTGGTGAATGGCCTTGCCGACGTAATACCCCAGCTTCGTTCCGGCCGCCCAGTATTTCGGCGGCATACCATCCACGTTCAGATGCTTCAGCCTGCCATGGGCAAGGATGTAACCCAGCATGGCCTTGGACTCCCAGGGGGTCGAGCCCCGGCCCAGGAAGAGGGAGTTGTAGAGCGTGCTGAGCGGTATCTCGTGGGAAAGCTCGCGGATGCGGGCATCCCAGAAAGGAGAGCGCATATGGCCGAAACTCTCGGCAAAAACCAATTCGCCCCCGAAATACTTGGGGGCCTGCTCGTAGTGCATGAAGCTCATGTGCCGCTCTTCCACGGGCATATGTGCCCAGCCGAGTCCCTCCAGCAGATGGCGACGCTTCGCTTCGAAGGAATCAAGCAGAGCGTCCCCGTCGCGGAAAAGCTCGGCATAGAACGGGGTCGGCGTGTACCCCGGGTCCCGGATGAGCTGGACGGTGGCGTCCGAAAGCACCTGTGGCGTGGAAAATACGCCGCGAAAAAAATGCCCGCTGGACACGCCGGTCAGGATAATGCCGAGCCCGGCCCCGGTCAGGTGGCGGTAGACCTTGGCCAGGGTGGCCCGCAAGGCGTTGAGGGTCCCGCCAGAATAGTAGACGGTGTCGGCCGCCAGATCCCGCAATTCCTGTTCGCCCATGGAGCCGAACGCGAAGGCGTGGTGCCTGAGCCCGAGCCTCCCCGCCACTTTCTTTCCGTTCACCATGTCCGAGCATCCCTCGATGCCGTAGGTGTAGAGATGAGCGGAAACGTCCTCGGGCATGTAGGACGCCACGATGCGCGCGTCGAAGCCTCCCGTCACGCCCACGCCGCACCCGCCGGGCAGGATGTTGTCGTAGTAATGCGGAAACCGCTCGCTGAAGGTCTCGAACGCGCGGGCCTGGGCCTCGCGCATGGTCATGGCCGACCGTTTCCGCTCAAGCTGCGGGGCGTATCGCCGTCCCTCGCGCCTGCCGGTCGCAAGATCGATGCGCACCACGCGGCCGGGCCCCACGCGCTCCACGCCCTTAAGCTGGGCCGTGGTCCCCAGCGGATAGTTGAAAAAAAAGAAATCGTGCAGCCAGGCCGGATCGAGCTCCGGCGCGTCCAGCACATGCAGGAAAGTGAGGATGGACGTGGACGCGATGAAACGGCCTTCGAGGACGCCCATGAACAGGGAATGCTGGCCGAACTTGTCCGACACGAGGTACACGGCGTGCTCTTCCTTGCTGTACACCATCACGGCATGGTTGGCCTGGAGCGTTTCGAACACCCCGTCGCGGCCCGTTTCGAGGCCGTCCAGAATTTCGCGCCACGGGATGACGGTCCGATCGATCAACGCCCCGGCGTAACAGGCGGCATACCGATCGTCTTCGTATATCCGGGTTTCGCCGAGCGCGCATTTATCGCTGCACCCGGAGTGAACCGCCCAATGGGGACCAGAGGCCGAGGACACCGTCAGCCGCCCCGAAGGATCGGCCCCTTTGGACGCCCTGCCATCGAGACCGGTTTGAAGCCGACCTTTATCCAACCCAACAATAAGCGATGCGGGCATGTGTCTACTCTCCAAAGCCCATCAAGGGCGGTGACTGCCTGTTGCGTTGTTCTCGCGCCGCCTTTCCGGTCCGACGCGTGCCCTTCCGATTCCGTCCTGCCTATTCCATGCCGTTGGGACCGCCGATGCGGCCGGTCGCGGCTGCCGTAAATTTTTTATTATTTTTTTCCCCAAGTGGTTGTGCTAGCCTCACGCCAGTAAAGGCTGACCGCGAAAAAGGAGACGGAGTGTCCGACAAAACATTGTCCGAAAGAGATGCCGGTATTGACCTGCTGCGCTGTGTCTGCATGGGCGGCGTCGTCCTCCTTCACAGTATTCAGACCGTTGTTTTCGCCTGCGGCAATGCCCCGGCGGCCTATTGGAATACCCACCTCGCGGTCTTTTCCGCCCTTCGCTGGCCCGTGCTCATATTCTTTCTGCTGAGCGGGGTCCTGATCCCGAAGACGTTCACCGTCAGGGACCTCCCGGCCTATTACCGTCACCGCGCCTGGAAAATCCTGCCGCCGTTTCTGGCGTGGTCCGCCATATTCTGTTTCATCCGGGGCACGTCGAACGTGTCCTGGGAAACGAATTGGGCCACGGTTGCCGCTACCTTCTCCCAGATTCCGTACAAAATGTCCTACTACCACCTGTGGTTCATGTACGACTTCATACTGATAATCCTTGCGGCTCCTCTCGTCGTACTCCTGAAAAACCGCTTCCGCATCTTCGACAGCCGCACCTTCCTGCTGCTGTCCGGCATCCTGCTGTTTGCGAGCCAGATGTTCATGAATCTCGGCCATATCGGCAGGATACCCGTATATGTCTTCTATTTTTATCTCGGCACCTTCATGTATTCCTTCGGAGGGAGATACAAATATCCTCTCCTGGCGCTCGGGGTTTGCGGTTTCGCCTACAACTTCATCTCCGCCCGGGACATCGTCGCCGCCACGGGGAGTTGCGGCATGGTGACGTCCACCATGCGGTACAGCTTCATCCAGCAGCTTCCGATGGTTCTCGCCGCTTACTTCATCGCCGGGAAAATCCGCATCACGAACACCGCGCTTCATAATGCGGTGACGAAAATCGCCCTGTGCGGTTTCGGCATCTACCTCTCACACCCCCTGTTCATCTGGCTCTTCCGATTCGACAAGCTGGAAAGCTACCTGCGGCTTCCCCCGCTTGTTTTCGGCCTCTTCGTGTTCATCGTCTGCTCTCTCGCCTCGCTGGCGCTCGCATGGCTGCTCCGGACGAACAGGTACACGCGCTGGCTGTCGCCCTAGCCCGTCAGGAACCGAACTTCTTCTTCATGTTCTCCCACTTGCGGCGCAGGTCGTAGAGGCGAGGTATCAACTTGAATTCCATAAGGGAAAAGCAGCGATACAGCAGACGGTTGAGCGGCAGGTCGTAATAGGGCGGGAACGCCACCACATCGGGGCGATACGCCATCTTGTAACCGTCCAGAGCCGAATCGGGATTGAAGGCGCGCCCCTGGGTGGCCCCCATGTCGAAGAAGACGCACCCCTTTTCCTTGGCGTACTTGATGCCCTCCCAGAGTACGAACTTGTTCGGCATCAGCTTGCGGTAGTCGTAATCATTGGCCTGGTACACGGCCCAGCAACGGTCGCCCACCAGGTTGAGGATCAGCACGCCGATAACCTTGCCGTCGTACACGGCCTTCAGGATTTCCCCGCTGCCGTCGGCCAGCAATTCGGCGATCGTGCCTGAGTAATACTCGAAGCTGTGGTAAAGCGCGTGCTTGTTGGATTCCAACTGCTGCATCAGATCGAAGAATATGCGGTCATCGCCGTCCTTGTAGCCGATCTCCAGCGTCACGCCCTTTTTGCCCGCCGACGCGATATTCTGGCGGTGGGTCCTCCGGAATGAACGGAACAGATCGTCAATGGTCTCCTCCGGCTTCAGGGCCAGGCGAATCTCGTACCGCGTCCGGTTCCAGCCGGTATACGGCACGTCCAGCTCAATGAAGCCTACGTCGGCCAGTCGACGGGCCATCAGGGCTTCGTCCCCCGGTTCCGGGTCTATCCTGAGCATGACGGCCTTGTGGCTCCCGGCGTTTCGCCGCACCCATTCGAAAAGCGCCTGCACGGCCTCGACGTCGTCCCAGGCCAGCACGGGCCCCCGGCAGGCGTACAACAGCGAGAATCCCAGAGGCAGCCGCTTTTTCAGGATAAGCATCGCCGCCCGGACCTCTCCGCCCGCCTTCGCCATCAGGGGAATGGGCTCCCAACCGGCCTTGGCCTTGATCCGGCCCCAGGCAAATGTCTGCCGCAAATTGCCGTTGGGGCAGCGGGCGAGAAAGTCGTTCCAGTCGGCCCTGTCCTTCTCGGTAGCGATCACTATATCCATAACCCGTCCCTGTCTCCTTGCTCTATCAACGCGCTCTTGCCGGAATCACTTCATCACTGTCCGCCCCGAACGACCGCGATCAGTCGACGGCCTCTTCCCTTTTCTTGATGACGCGCGCCGGATTACCCACGGCCACGACAAGGTCGCCGATCTCCTTGGCGACCACGCTGCCCGCTCCGACAATGGTTTGCCTGCCGATGTCGGCCATGACCACGCTCCGATCTCCCACAAAACTCTTTTCCCCGATCCGCACCCGCTTGTAGATGCCCCCCGAGGACTCCAGGGCACCCTTGTTAGGATCGGAAAAATTGTGCATCCGCCCGCCGGAAAGGATGGAGCACCCGCCTGCGACGACGGCCTTGTCTTCCAGCTCGGCCAGCCCGATGGTCGTAAACGGGCCGATCCCGCACCAGTCGCCCACGCGCGTTTCCATCTTGGTGATGACGGCTCCCATGCAAACCTCGGAGTTCTTGCCGAACCGGGGAAGCGTCAGCCTGTAGTACGCGCTGCGAATATATCCGCCCACCGCTCCGGGCAACAAACTCAAGAACTGCGCACAGCCGAGGTACATACCCGACGACCCCGCCCGTTTGCCGACATGCGCCAGGAGCGCAAACGGCGAGGCCACCGCGAGCGCCGCTCCCCTGCAGGATTTTTTAATCAATGCCTTCATGTATTCCTCCGCCCATTCAACGGGCCATTTTCTTCTTCAGCAACAGCGCGGCCTTGTAGACCTGCCGGATGAAACGGGCCACGCCGTCGCCCTGATATTCCCTGAGAAACAGGCAGGTGTACCAACCGCCCGGATAAATGATGGAGCCGTCCTCGAAAAAAAGCGACTGCGCGCCGATGCGGGCGATCTTGAAGCTGCCGTGTTCATCCCAACCGCCCTGGTCACGCTTGGCGGACCCGACGGTGACGCCCTTGTACAGCGAAGCGGCGATGGCCTCGGCCTCGTCGGAATATCCGCCGCCCGGCCAGCAGAATACGTCCACGCTCTTGCCAAGCTCCCGCTCCAGGACCCGTTTGGACTCCGTAAGCTCCCACCGGACCCTTTCGAGGTACTCCGCATCGGTCTCCAGGCGGCCTTCTCCGGCCGTGGCCTGAAGCTCATCGGCCTTGCCCCCTAGCGCTTCACGCCAGTCGGCGCGGTCGAAAAAGCCCTCGCCCTGTTCCGCGGCAAAGGCGATCAGCCCCTCGCGGACGGACGGGTCCGGGGTGTACACCGGGCCGCTCAGGGACTTGCGGTGTGCATAGACAGGCGCTCCCCAATTGCCCCTGTAGGCGTCCGCGCCAAGATACCCATACTTCTTCTCCGGCCTGTCGTTCCAATCCATCCAGACGTAGTCGTCCCCCGGATGATGGAAATCCACGATCTCCGGGGAGGAGAAATACCAGGTGTGGGTCATGGCGTGCGACTGGATTTCCATGCACCCACGCCGCTCCATCTCCCGCATCTCGTCCCAGTTGAGGAAGCCGTAAAGCTCCAGTTCGTCCACGGGCCGTTCGTCGTAGCGCGGCCGCAGGCCCATGGAGGGATCGACGAAATCCGGGTTGACGAAGATCGTGCCGCAAAAGCCGTATTTCTCCAGGATGGGCGCGGCAAAGACCCAGTTGTCGAGGTACCCGTCGTCAAAGGTCAGGTAGACGGCCTTGTCCGGAAACTCGCCGGTCCTGTGGCATTCCAGGAACTCGGCGCTGGACAGGGTCCGGTAGCCGCACTTCTTGAGAACGCGCATTTCGTGGTCGAACGTCTCGAAGGGCATGGTCAGGAAACTCCACACCCAATCCGGCTTGGGGATGCCCACGGTGTGATACATGATGCACGGCACTTCTCTCGACATCAGCTTTCGACCTCGCAGACGATATAGCGGTGTTTGCCGCCCACGGTTTTCGGTATGTCGTCGACATACCGGACATCGAGGGAAAAGGCGGGGGACACGTCGCGCCTGATCCGTTCCTCCAGGCCGTTGACGGTTGCCGCGCTCTCCTCGGAAAATCCTTGCCCCCGAACAATATGCAGATCAATCCGGCTCCGCTCGGTCTGTCGGTACTGAAAGGCGGACACGCCCTTTACCACGGCCAGGAGCCGGACGAAATAGGTTCCGTGTATGGCGTTGCCTTCCGGGGTGATGAACCTGTCGTAGACGCGCCCGATGTCCATCTTCATCAACGGGAATCCCCGTCCGCAGGGGCAGACGCCTTCCATGGGCGCGCCGTAATCCCCTATGTCGTAACGCAGAAACGGCATCCCCGCGTTCGCCAGCGAAGTGGCTATGATTCTGAAGGTTCCCGTTTCCGGGTCCGGCAGGAACTCGGTGTACGCCGCATGAGTCAGCAGGTGCATGTTGCCGTGTTCGCATTCGGAGGCGATGCCGGGAATCTCGCGGCTGCCGTACTGGTCGAAAATCCGGCAGGAAAACGCCTTGGCGAAAAGCTCCCGCTGCCAGTCGTGCATTTTTTCGGCCGAGGTCATGACGCCCTTGACCCCGGGCAGACTGATATTCTCCTCGATCAGGTAGTTGGCCAGGTCCGTCAGCACCGAAGGGTAGCCGTAAATGAAGACCCGGGAGAAGCCGCCGATAATCCCGGCCCATTCGCCCAGCGTCGCCCGGTTGTACTCGTATGCGTTCAGGTTGATCGTGCCTGAAATCCGGGACTTCAGCTTGCTCAACCCGCTCGGCTTCCGGCGGAATTCCTGGGGATTGCCCCAGATGCGGACGGCCATGTCGCCGGGTTTCCAGCCCATGAAGGTCTGGGCCAGCATCATGGTCCCGTTCATTTTGTCCCACAACTCCGCGTTCTGATAAAAGGACACCGGCTCGCCGGTGGAGCCACCGCTGCTGTTGCGCCTGAGCGACGCCTTGTCGAAGGCGTAGGAGATGAGATCGTCCCCTCTCGTGCGGACGATGTCCTTGGTCAGAATCGGCAACCGGGCGTAGTCGTCGAACCCCCTGATATCCGCGGGGGTCAGGCCGACGCCTTCCATGATCTCCCGGTAATATCTCGTGGTCCTGTAGGCATGTCCGAACAGTTCCTTCAGACTCTCCCACTGGAGTGCGCGCAGCTCGCCGGTGCCTTTCCACTGCAATTCACTCGCCGCGTCGAAATACTCGTAGCGCCTGTCCTTGCGCAGCGTTTGCAAGAACTTGCAGATCACTCCTCTCATGACATCACCTTCTCATAAAGGTTCAAGTAACTGGAACACATTGCGTGATTGCTGTACCGCCCGGCGACGCTTTTCGGCCCCGCTTCGGCGAATCGCTCCCGGGCCTCGGGATTGTCCATCATCCAAAGCATGGCCCCGGCCAACGCCTCGTGGTCCTCCGGCTGCACCACCCGGCCGTTCTCGCCGTCCACGAGGATCTCCGAAACTCCGCCCACGTCCGTGGCCACCACGGGAACGCCGCAGGCCATGGCTTCAAGAACGGACACGGGCGCGCCCTCTCTCCGGGAGGGCAGCACAAACACGTCCATGGCGCGCAGCCAGGCGGGGATGTCATCGCGGCGGCCCAACATCAGCACGGAATCGCGCAGATCGAGTTCGTCGATCATCCTCTCGACCTCCTCCCGCGTCTCGCCGTCGCCGACCAGGGCCAGCAGGACGCCATCGCGCCCGTCCCTGACCCGGCGAAACGCCCGAAGCAGATTGCCGTGGTCCTTGGCCTCCGTCATCCGGGCCACGGAGCCGAATACCAGCCGTCCGTCATCCGGAATCCCGCTGCCGCGCACGGATCGCCCGGCCGCTGTGAACAACGCGGTGTCCACCCCGTTGGGAATGACTTCCAGCCGATGTTCGGGCTGGCCCAGGGAGTCCATGAAAAAGGCTTTCAGGTTGTTCGAAACAGTGGTGATGCGGCTCAGGAAGGGAGCGGCCAGCCTGATGACCCGCCGCACCCCCGGCTTGGTCTGAATGGAGTGCTTCGCGTGCTCCGTGTACACGACCTTGGCTCCGGCCAGACGGGCCGGGATGAAGGCGTAGAGCAGCAGATAACCGGCTTGAACGTGGACGATGTCGACCCGCTCCTGACGAAAGAGCCGGTACAGCTCCCGCCAGGTTCCGAGCTTGCCCCTGCGTAAGGCGTCGAGGCTGACATGGCGCAATCCCATCTCATCGAGCGCGGGCTCCAAGGGGCCGCCGTCGCCGAACACGCCGCAGACCATCCCCTCGACGCGGTCCCGCGTACCGTCAAGAATGGTCATGGCGAGCCGTTCGGCGCCGCCGTGGCTCAACGTGAATATGACTTCCATGACGCGAAGCATAGCTCCCCTCTCCATGTCCGATGCCGGATTCCCGGCCTAGATTTCCAGGTCCTCGTGGGCCTTGAGATAGCCCTGATACCGCTCTTCACCGACAATTTCGCTGATTTCCTCGGGGATGGGCAGCTTGCCGAGAATGCGCATGGGATTGCCGCCCACCAGGGTGAAGGGCGGAATGTTCCCCTTGAGATGCGTCCCGATCTGGGCCACGACCCCGTCCCCGATCACGGTTCCGGGATAAATAATCGTCTGGGTGCCAAGCAGGCAGAAGTCGCCGACCTTCACCGGCTTGATGCTCCCGGGCGACGGCAGGCCGCCTCCCGAGACCATGCGGCCCATGACATCGGAGATGGGGTGGCCGGAATTGTCCGCGATGAACTTGGCCGCCACGAGGCACCTGCACCCGATCTCCACCCGTTCGGCCACGATGATGCGGGTCATGGGCGAAAGGTAGCTGTCGTCCCCCACTTTCAGCACGGACCGCCCGCCGATCGGCACGCCCTGAATCCAGGTGTTGTCGAACATGCGGATGTTTTTCCCGAAATAGATGTCGACCTGGCCGCCCACGGTGGTCGACCCGTTTCCGGCATATTCCATGCGGAACCCCGGGCCGACTTCGACGCATTGGGATTTGAACATCGGCTCGTAGTACACCACGCGCCAGAAATTGTGCCACAGCCCCCTCCTGAACAACCATTCGTGATAGAGGAAATTGTGAAAGGGCTTGATGACCGGCACGGAAATCCGGCGCACCCTGACGGCTATCTTGTAAAGCAGCTTGTAAAACGGATTTTTCTGTTCCTTGACTGCTCGGCGAAACGTTGCATAACCCATAAAAAAGACTCCTCTTTACACAAGAGTTTTATATACCGACACTATTCGCTTTACGCGTTCATAAGGCGAAAAGGACTCGCGCACCCTGCGCGCGCCCGCCTCGCCGAAAGCTTTCATTCTGTCACGGTTCCCGCACATGCGCACAAGGCCGTCGGCCAACGCCCCGGCATCCCCGGACCGGACCAGGATGCCGGTTTTTCCGTCGAGAACGACTTCCGGCGTGCCGCCCACCCGGGTCGCCAGCACCGGCTTGCCGAACAACATGGCCTCAAGCGCCACGTTGGGCATCCCCTCGCTCAAGGACGGGAGGACAAGGCAGTCGATGGCACTGTACACGGAGGCGACGTCACGGGTGTACCCGGTGAACGTCACCGCATCCTCAAGGGACAGCTCCGCGACGAGACGCTCCAGATCGGCCCTGTCCTGGCCGTCGCCGACCAGAAGCGCCTTGACCTTGCCCAGGCTGTTCCGAGCCTGTTTCAGCCCTTTCAGAAAATACGTCTGCCCCTTTTCCGGGCTCATCCGCCCGATAACCCCGAGCAGTACCTCGTCCTCGGCCACGCCGTATTCCTTCCGCAGATCGCGGGCGATGTTGTCCAGGTCATAATCGTCGGGATCGACGGCATTGGGGATGACCGTGACCTTGCGGTGCGAACGCATCCCGAGCCGCTCCGCCAGTGACTCCGATACG from Pseudodesulfovibrio thermohalotolerans includes the following:
- a CDS encoding asparagine synthase-related protein; the encoded protein is MPASLIVGLDKGRLQTGLDGRASKGADPSGRLTVSSASGPHWAVHSGCSDKCALGETRIYEDDRYAACYAGALIDRTVIPWREILDGLETGRDGVFETLQANHAVMVYSKEEHAVYLVSDKFGQHSLFMGVLEGRFIASTSILTFLHVLDAPELDPAWLHDFFFFNYPLGTTAQLKGVERVGPGRVVRIDLATGRREGRRYAPQLERKRSAMTMREAQARAFETFSERFPHYYDNILPGGCGVGVTGGFDARIVASYMPEDVSAHLYTYGIEGCSDMVNGKKVAGRLGLRHHAFAFGSMGEQELRDLAADTVYYSGGTLNALRATLAKVYRHLTGAGLGIILTGVSSGHFFRGVFSTPQVLSDATVQLIRDPGYTPTPFYAELFRDGDALLDSFEAKRRHLLEGLGWAHMPVEERHMSFMHYEQAPKYFGGELVFAESFGHMRSPFWDARIRELSHEIPLSTLYNSLFLGRGSTPWESKAMLGYILAHGRLKHLNVDGMPPKYWAAGTKLGYYVGKAIHQGPEKLARKLFPKTGGRVPLEDWGAWVRKAFLPNLRGTMADSPLARYINPEKAELILEGDMNDPMTMHWTGKLLTASLALDLVEKRMPHFAA
- a CDS encoding acyltransferase, encoding MSDKTLSERDAGIDLLRCVCMGGVVLLHSIQTVVFACGNAPAAYWNTHLAVFSALRWPVLIFFLLSGVLIPKTFTVRDLPAYYRHRAWKILPPFLAWSAIFCFIRGTSNVSWETNWATVAATFSQIPYKMSYYHLWFMYDFILIILAAPLVVLLKNRFRIFDSRTFLLLSGILLFASQMFMNLGHIGRIPVYVFYFYLGTFMYSFGGRYKYPLLALGVCGFAYNFISARDIVAATGSCGMVTSTMRYSFIQQLPMVLAAYFIAGKIRITNTALHNAVTKIALCGFGIYLSHPLFIWLFRFDKLESYLRLPPLVFGLFVFIVCSLASLALAWLLRTNRYTRWLSP
- a CDS encoding lipid II:glycine glycyltransferase FemX; protein product: MDIVIATEKDRADWNDFLARCPNGNLRQTFAWGRIKAKAGWEPIPLMAKAGGEVRAAMLILKKRLPLGFSLLYACRGPVLAWDDVEAVQALFEWVRRNAGSHKAVMLRIDPEPGDEALMARRLADVGFIELDVPYTGWNRTRYEIRLALKPEETIDDLFRSFRRTHRQNIASAGKKGVTLEIGYKDGDDRIFFDLMQQLESNKHALYHSFEYYSGTIAELLADGSGEILKAVYDGKVIGVLILNLVGDRCWAVYQANDYDYRKLMPNKFVLWEGIKYAKEKGCVFFDMGATQGRAFNPDSALDGYKMAYRPDVVAFPPYYDLPLNRLLYRCFSLMEFKLIPRLYDLRRKWENMKKKFGS
- a CDS encoding acyltransferase, which encodes MKALIKKSCRGAALAVASPFALLAHVGKRAGSSGMYLGCAQFLSLLPGAVGGYIRSAYYRLTLPRFGKNSEVCMGAVITKMETRVGDWCGIGPFTTIGLAELEDKAVVAGGCSILSGGRMHNFSDPNKGALESSGGIYKRVRIGEKSFVGDRSVVMADIGRQTIVGAGSVVAKEIGDLVVAVGNPARVIKKREEAVD
- a CDS encoding polysaccharide deacetylase family protein; this encodes MSREVPCIMYHTVGIPKPDWVWSFLTMPFETFDHEMRVLKKCGYRTLSSAEFLECHRTGEFPDKAVYLTFDDGYLDNWVFAAPILEKYGFCGTIFVNPDFVDPSMGLRPRYDERPVDELELYGFLNWDEMREMERRGCMEIQSHAMTHTWYFSSPEIVDFHHPGDDYVWMDWNDRPEKKYGYLGADAYRGNWGAPVYAHRKSLSGPVYTPDPSVREGLIAFAAEQGEGFFDRADWREALGGKADELQATAGEGRLETDAEYLERVRWELTESKRVLERELGKSVDVFCWPGGGYSDEAEAIAASLYKGVTVGSAKRDQGGWDEHGSFKIARIGAQSLFFEDGSIIYPGGWYTCLFLREYQGDGVARFIRQVYKAALLLKKKMAR
- a CDS encoding phenylacetate--CoA ligase family protein yields the protein MRGVICKFLQTLRKDRRYEYFDAASELQWKGTGELRALQWESLKELFGHAYRTTRYYREIMEGVGLTPADIRGFDDYARLPILTKDIVRTRGDDLISYAFDKASLRRNSSGGSTGEPVSFYQNAELWDKMNGTMMLAQTFMGWKPGDMAVRIWGNPQEFRRKPSGLSKLKSRISGTINLNAYEYNRATLGEWAGIIGGFSRVFIYGYPSVLTDLANYLIEENISLPGVKGVMTSAEKMHDWQRELFAKAFSCRIFDQYGSREIPGIASECEHGNMHLLTHAAYTEFLPDPETGTFRIIATSLANAGMPFLRYDIGDYGAPMEGVCPCGRGFPLMKMDIGRVYDRFITPEGNAIHGTYFVRLLAVVKGVSAFQYRQTERSRIDLHIVRGQGFSEESAATVNGLEERIRRDVSPAFSLDVRYVDDIPKTVGGKHRYIVCEVES
- a CDS encoding glycosyltransferase produces the protein MLRVMEVIFTLSHGGAERLAMTILDGTRDRVEGMVCGVFGDGGPLEPALDEMGLRHVSLDALRRGKLGTWRELYRLFRQERVDIVHVQAGYLLLYAFIPARLAGAKVVYTEHAKHSIQTKPGVRRVIRLAAPFLSRITTVSNNLKAFFMDSLGQPEHRLEVIPNGVDTALFTAAGRSVRGSGIPDDGRLVFGSVARMTEAKDHGNLLRAFRRVRDGRDGVLLALVGDGETREEVERMIDELDLRDSVLMLGRRDDIPAWLRAMDVFVLPSRREGAPVSVLEAMACGVPVVATDVGGVSEILVDGENGRVVQPEDHEALAGAMLWMMDNPEARERFAEAGPKSVAGRYSNHAMCSSYLNLYEKVMS
- a CDS encoding acyltransferase — encoded protein: MGYATFRRAVKEQKNPFYKLLYKIAVRVRRISVPVIKPFHNFLYHEWLFRRGLWHNFWRVVYYEPMFKSQCVEVGPGFRMEYAGNGSTTVGGQVDIYFGKNIRMFDNTWIQGVPIGGRSVLKVGDDSYLSPMTRIIVAERVEIGCRCLVAAKFIADNSGHPISDVMGRMVSGGGLPSPGSIKPVKVGDFCLLGTQTIIYPGTVIGDGVVAQIGTHLKGNIPPFTLVGGNPMRILGKLPIPEEISEIVGEERYQGYLKAHEDLEI
- a CDS encoding glycosyltransferase family 4 protein, with product MTKQERRPAVSMFMASSILGGPGKGLIQFFRCGGSELSRPTVVGFDIEGKTGGCEFDDRMRESDVRFELLRQTRRFDWGLVGQARQIVENTQSDILQSHGYKPHVLCLILKWLTGRPWVAFVHGWTSEDWRMRCYNILEKIIVRFADSVIPVSESLAERLGMRSHRKVTVIPNAVDPDDYDLDNIARDLRKEYGVAEDEVLLGVIGRMSPEKGQTYFLKGLKQARNSLGKVKALLVGDGQDRADLERLVAELSLEDAVTFTGYTRDVASVYSAIDCLVLPSLSEGMPNVALEAMLFGKPVLATRVGGTPEVVLDGKTGILVRSGDAGALADGLVRMCGNRDRMKAFGEAGARRVRESFSPYERVKRIVSVYKTLV